Proteins found in one Melospiza melodia melodia isolate bMelMel2 chromosome 13, bMelMel2.pri, whole genome shotgun sequence genomic segment:
- the LOC134424291 gene encoding C-signal-like, which translates to MAALARSVLVTGSSRGIGLELVRQLAASPRPPQHIFATCRDPEGPRGKALQDLAAQHSSIKLVQLDTVNLPSIQRAMQAVGNHLKDQGLNLLINNAGISSHATLCSLDSQEMLDVFATNVVGPLQVVKEFLPLLEQAAKAEGKEGLSCSRAAVINISSKLGSIGLCLHVPQAPMYPYRASKAAQNMVTRCLAAELQDKGILCVAIHPGWVKTDMGTQEAPLTVEHSVRGILTVLASLSQDTSGAFLDWEGNSLPW; encoded by the exons ATGGCTGCGCTGGCTCGGAGCGTGCTGGTGACAGGGTCCAGCCGGGGCATCGGGCTGGAGCTCGTGCGGCAGCTGGCCGCCAGCCCCCGGCCCCCCCAGCACATCTTCGCCACCTGCCGCGACCCCGAGGGCCCCAGAGGGAAG GCCCTGCAAGACTTAGCTGCCCAGCATTCCAGCATCAAACTGGTCCAGCTAG acacaGTGAATTTGCCCAGCATCCAAAGGGCCATGCAGGCTGTGGGGAATCATCTGAAGGACCAGGGCTTGAACCTGCTCATCAACAATGCAGGCATCAGCTCCCATGCCACACTGTGCTCCCTGGACTCACAGGAGATGCTCGACGTGTTCGCCACCAATGTGGTTGGGCCGCTCCAGGTGGTCAAG GAATTTCTGCCGCTCCTGGAGCAGGCAGCAAAGGCAGAGGGAAAGGAGggtctgagctgcagcagggctgctgtcATCAACATCTCCTCCAAGCTGGGCTCCATCGGGCTGTGCCTCCatgtgccacaggcccccatgtACCCGTACCGGGCCAGCAAG GCTGCCCAGAACATGGTGACAAGGTGCTTGGCTGCAGAACTCCAGGACAAGGGGATCTTGTGCGTGGCCATCCATCCTGGCTGGGTGAAGACGGACATGGGCACACAGGAG gcacCACTGACAGTGGAGCACAGTGTGAGGGGCATCCTGACCGTGCTGGCCAGCCTCTCACAGGACACCTCTGGAGCCTTCCTCGACTGGGAAGGGAACAGCCTGCCCTggtga
- the AARS1 gene encoding alanine--tRNA ligase, cytoplasmic, whose product METPLTASQIRQRFIDFFRENQHTYVHSSSTIPLDDPTLLFANAGMNQFKPIFLNTIDPSHPLAKLSRATNTQKCIRAGGKHNDLDDVGKDVYHHTFFEMLGSWSFGDYFKELACKLALELLTKEFGIPAERLYVTYFGGNEAAGLQPDLECKQIWLDLGLAEGRILPGNMKDNFWEMGDTGPCGPCSEIHYDRIGDRDASHLVNQDDPNVLEIWNLVFIQFNREADGTLKPLPKKSIDTGMGLERLVSVLQNKMSNYDTDLFLPYFEAIQKGTGARPYLGQVGAEDADGIDMAYRVLADHARTITLALSDGGRPDNTGRGYVLRRILRRAVRYSHEKLNAPKGFFATLVDVVVQSLGDAFPELKKDPDMVKDIINEEEDQFLKTLSRGRRILDRKIQSLGDSKVIPGDTAWLLYDTYGFPADLTGLIAEEKGLVVDMEGFEEERKNAQLKSQGKGAGGEDLLMLDIYAIEELRARGLEVTDDSPKYNYASDPSGTYDFGSLVATVKAIRREKTFVEEVSTGQECGIVLDRTCFYAEQGGQIYDQGYMVKDDDSREDKTEFTVKNVQVRGGYVLHIGTLYGSLKVGDQVHLTIDEARRRPVMSNHTGTHILNFALRSVLGEADQRGSLVAPDRLRFDFTAKGALSTQEIKKVEGIANQMIEESKTVYAKDCPLAEAKAIQGLRAVFDETYPDPVRVVSIGIPVEELLADPSGPGGSITSIEFCGGTHLQNSSHAGPFVIVSEEAIAKGIRRIVAVTGAEARKALRKVDSLRKLLSALEAKVKVQTAPNKDVQKEITDLSETLATAVIPQWQKDELREAVKALKKVMDDLDRASKADIQKRVLEKTKQVIESHPNQPWVIMEMENGASAKALNESLKLFKTNSPQTAAMLFAVDNEAGRITCLCQVPQETANKGLKASQWVQEVSGLMDGKGGGKDISAQATGKNVGCLQEALKLATDFARLRLGELKN is encoded by the exons ATGGAGACCCCGCTCACTGCCAGCCAGATCCGTCAACGGTTCATTGACTTCTTCAGGGAAAACCAGCACACCTATGTGCACTCATCTTCCACAATCCCCCTGGATGACCCCACACTGCTCTTTGCCAATGCTGGTATGAATCAG TTCAAACCCATCTTCCTCAATACCATCGACCCCTCACACCCGCTCGCTAAGCTGAGCAGAGCCACCAACACTCAGAAGTGCATCCGAGCAGGGGGCAAGCACAATGACCTGGATGATGTGGGCAAAGATGTGTACCACCACACCTTCTTTGAGATGCTGGGGTCCTGGTCCTTTGGGGATTATTTCAAG GAACTTGCTTGTAAACTGGCACTGGAACTTCTCACCAAGGAATTTGGCATTCCTGCTGAAAGACTCTATGTCACTTACTTTGGTGGAAATGAGGCTGCAGGACTGCAGCCAGACCTGGAGTGCAAGCAGATCTGGTTGGATTTGGG GCTGGCTGAGGGCAGGATTCTGCCTGGCAATATGAAGGATAATTTCTGGGAAATGGGAGACACCGGCCCCTGTGGCCCTTGCAGCGAGATCCACTATGACCGGATTGGGGACAGAGATGCTTCACACTTGGTCAATCAGGATGACCCCAACGTCCTGGAGATCTGGAACCTGGTGTTCATACAGTTCAATAG GGAAGCTGATGGGACACTGAAACCCCTTCCTAAGAAAAGTATTGATACTGGGATGGGCTTGGAAAGGCTGGTTTCTGTGCTGCAGAACAAGATGTCCAACTATGACACTGACCTTTTCCTTCCTTACTTTGAAGCCATCCAAAAG ggcacaggtgcCAGGCCGTACCTGGGGCAGGTTGGGGCCGAGGATGCTGATGGAATAGACATGGCCTACCGTGTGCTGGCTGACCACGCACGCACCATCACCCTGGCCCTCTCAGACGGGGGCAGGCCTGACAACACTGGCAGAGG GTACGTGCTGAGGCGGATTCTCCGACGCGCTGTGCGCTATTCCCATGAGAAGCTCAATGCCCCCAAGGGGTTCTTCGCTACTCTGGTTGATGTGGTGGTGCAGTCACTG GGAGATGCCTTTCCTGAGCTGAAGAAGGACCCAGATATGGTAAAGGACATTATCAATGAAGAAGAGGATCAGTTCCTGAAAACATTGAGCAGAGGCCGTCGCATCCTGGACAGGAAGATCCAGAGCCTTGGGGACAGTAAAGTCATTCCTG GTGacactgcctggctgctgtaTGACACCTATGGTTTCCCTGCGGATCTCACTGGGCTGATTGCAGAGGAGAAGGGCCTTGTTGTAGACATGGAGGGCTTTGAAGAGGAGCGGAAAAATGCTCAA CTCAAATCCCAGGGCAAGGGTGCTGGAGGGGAAGATCTCCTCATGCTGGACATCTATGCCATTGAAGAGCTGAGAGCCCGAGGGCTGGAGGTGACAGATGACTCACCAAAGTACAACTATGCTTCAGATCCGAGTGGTACCTATG AtttcgggagcctcgtggccacaGTGAAGGCCATCCGCAGGGAGAAGACCTTTGTGGAGGAGGTTTCCACGGGCCAGGAGTGCGGGATAGTGCTGGACAGGACCTGCTTCTACGCCGAGCAGGGGGGGCAGATCTACGACCAGGGCTACATGGTCAAGGATGATGACAGCAGGGAGGAT AAAACAGAATTCACTGTGAAGAACGTTCAGGTCCGGGGAGGCTACGTGCTGCACATAGGAACTCTGTATGGGAGCTTGAAAGTGGGAGATCAGGTCCACCTGACTATTGATGAG GCCAGGCGGAGGCCGGTCATGAGCAACCACACGGGCACCCACATCCTGAACTTCGCCCTGCGCTCCGTGCTGGGGGAGGCCGACCAGAGGGGCTCCCTGGTGGCTCCCGACCGCCTGCGCTTCGACTTCACGGCCAAGGGAGCCCTGTCCACACAGGAAATCAAGAAGGTTGAGGGGATTGCCAACCAGATGATCGAGGAGTCAAAG ACTGTGTATGCCAAGGACTGCCCTCTTGCAGAAGCCAAAGCTATCCAAGGACTTCGGGCAGTTTTTGACGAGACCTACCCCGATCCTGTGCGTGTGGTTTCCATTGGCATCCCTGTGGAGGAACTGCTGGCTGACccctctggccctgggggctccatcACCTCCATTGAGTTCTGCGGAGGGAC GCACTTGCAGAACTCCAGCCATGCTGGCCCCTTTGTGATTGTTTCAGAAGAAGCAATTGCTAAAGGCATCCGGAGGATAGTTGCAGTCACCGGGGCTGAAGCTCGGAAG GCCCTCAGGAAAGTCGACAGCCTCAGGAAACTGCTGTCAGCCCTGGAGGCCAAGGTGAAGGTCCAGACAGCTCCCAACAAAGACGTGCAGAAGGAGATCACAGATCTCAGTGAG ACACTGGCCACTGCTGTTATCCCACAGTGGCAGAAGGATGAACTGAGAGAGGCTGTTAAAGCACTGAAGAAGGTCATGGATGACCTGGACCGAGCAAGCAAAGCTGACATCCAGAAAAGA GTACTGGAGAAGACCAAGCAAGTTATTGAGAGTCATCCTAACCAGCCATGGGTCATCATGGAAATGGAAAATGGAGCCTCTGCAAAG GCCCTGAATGAATCTTTGAAGCTCTTCAAGACTAATTCCCCCCAGACTGCTGCTATGCTCTTTGCTGTGGATAATGAAGCTGGCAGGATCACCTGCCTGTGTCAAGTACCCCAG GAGACTGCAAATAAGGGCCTGAAGGCCAGCCAGTGGGTGCAGGAAGTGTCTGGCTTGATGGACGGCAAAGGCGGCGGAAAGGACATCTCTGCACAGGCAACAGGCAAGAACGTGGGCTGCCTGCAGGAAGCCCTGAAACTGGCCACGGACTTTGCCAGGCTCCGCCTGGGGGAGCTGAAGAACTGA
- the LOC134424286 gene encoding fibulin-7-like, whose translation MLLIPLPAWLALGILQLPLSSTQECLNRQQALSVVRQMQKLLVAQEAAHLQGTRGLRHQLSILQSHLQRAATKHNEICPQLAVPLNGRMLGRSLRVGHEVHFICDAGFRLVGSETRACRHNRTWSGTQPFCRSIDDCSSNPCANSGTCVDGNQSYTCLCPPGWSGPSCQSPIYSYWVTLSNTSFSRQPRCAEGRSGSRRCSCDTGFQLQPGGVCQDVDECQLYQSSPQTQICLHDCLNLPGSYRCLCPPGYLLHADRNACEDVNECTGKQHNCSQGDLCINTFGGHRCVRPKCPPPRHNTSYVKTSAFQCERNPCPMDSRACQLAASSISFHYLPLQANRTAPRVLFRMSTTRSLGDSLRFAIAGGHGRGVFAVRRSDRHTGELLLTSPVAGPATLEVEVEMSEFSHKVLLGKHIFKVTAFVSPYVF comes from the exons ATGCTCCTCATcccactgccagcctggctggccCTGGGCATCCTGCAGCTGCCCCTCAGCAGCACCCAG GAGTGCCTGAACCGGCAGCAGGCACTCAGCGTGGTGCGGCAGATGCAGAAGCTGCTGGTGGCACAGGAGGCCGCCCACCTGCAGGGCACCCGTGGGCTCCGGcaccagctctccatcctccagaGCCACCTCCAGAGAGCGGCCACCAAACACAACG AGATCTGCCCACAGCTGGCAGTGCCCCTGAATGGACGGATGCTGGGCCGGAGCCTGCGTGTGGGCCACGAGGTTCACTTCATCTGTGACGCCGGATTCCGGCTGGTGGGCTCAGAGACGCGCGCCTGCCGGCACAACCGCACGTGGAGCGGCACCCAGCCCTTCTGCAGAA GTATTGATGACTGCTCCAGCAACCCCTGTGCCAACAGCGGGACCTGCGTGGATGGCAACCAGAGCTACACGTGCCTCTGCCCCCCCGGCTGgtcaggccccagctgccagagccccATCTACTCCT ACTGGGTGACACTGAGCAACACCTCCTTCAGCCGCCAGCCCCGCTGTGCCGAGGGCCGCTCGGGCTCCCGgcgctgcagctgtgacaccggCTTCCAGCTGCAGCCTGGCGGTGTGTGCCAAG ATGTGGATGAATGCCAGCTCTACCAGTCCAGCCCTCAGACGCAGATTTGCCTCCATGACTGCCTCAACCTCCCAGGCTCCTACCGCTGCCTCTGCCCCCCTGGGTATCTGCTCCACGCTGACCGCAATGCCTGTGAGG ATGTGAATGAGTGCACTGGGAAGCAGCACAACTGCAGCCAGGGCGACCTCTGCATCAACACCTTCGGGGGCCACCGCTGTGTGCGCCCCAAGTGCCCCCCGCCACGCCACAACACCAGCTATGTCAAGACCTCTGCCTT CCAGTGCGAGCGGAACCCCTGCCCCATGGACAGCCGAGCCTgccagctggctgccagctccatCTCCTTCCACTACCTGCCGCTGCAGGCCAACCGCACGGCGCCCCGTGTCCTGTTCAGGATGTCCACCACGCGCTCGCTGGGGGACAGCCTGCGCTTCGCCATCGCGGGCGGCCACGGCCGCGGCGTCTTCGCCGTGCGGCGCTCGGACCGGCACACGGGAGAGCTGCTGCTCACCAGCCCCGTGGCGGGGCCGGCCACGCTGGAGGTGGAGGTGGAAATGAGCGAGTTCTCCCACAAGGTCCTCCTGGGCAAGCACATCTTCAAGGTCACGGCCTTTGTGTCCCCATATGTGTTTTGA
- the LOC134424285 gene encoding C-type lectin domain family 18 member A-like, whose product MKLLVLLVCSLLVWRVGETRSDAPEKLSPLAPGALSTKETFLVLSLHNKLRSKVQPPAANMQKLEWSEELGRRAGARAASCLQGPAPAPAPQLGWSELLLPAGAGGFGAVLELWFAEGQRYDYRTGRCAGNATCRHYTQLVWATAGQLGCGRHRCPGPHGPSEAFVCAYSPGGNWEVAGMPILPYKQGPWCSLCTAGLSGCFKSWDHSGGLCEVPRNPCRMSCRNSGRLDMSSCQCTCPPGYTGRYCQVRCSGQCLHGRFRKEECSCLCDPGYGGAECGTKIHFPFHACDVRIDSDCFMVSPEADTYYGAKIKCQEKGAMLAQIRNQKVQDILAFYLSRLEMGNRVTDTDFETGNFWIGLTYKTSKASFRWDVGEPSLFTSFAFGQPDNQGFGNCVEMQASAAFNWNDQRCKTRNRYICQFAQEHIALWQRDP is encoded by the exons ATGaagctcctggtcctgctggttTGCAGCCTCCTGGTGTGGAGGGTGGGTGAGACGAGATCGGATGCTCCAGAAAAGTTGTCCCCGCTGGCTCCGGGAG CTCTCAGCACGAAGGAGACCTTCCTGGTGCTCTCACTGCACAACAAGTTGaggagcaaagtgcagccccCTGCTGCCAACATGCAGAAGCTG GAGTGGAGCGAGGAGctggggcggcgggcgggggctcGGGCAGCCAGCTGCCTGCAGGGCCCCGCTCCGGCGCCAGCCCCGCAGCTGGGCTGGAGCGAGCTGCTGCTGCCGGCGGGCGCGGGCGGCTTCGGGGCCGTGCTGGAGCTCTGGTTCGCCGAGGGACAGCGCTATGACTACAGGACGGGGCGCTGCGCCGGCAACGCCACCTGCCGCCACTACACCCAG CTGGTGTGGGCCACAGCGGGGCAGCTGGGCTGCGGCCGGCACCGCTGCCCCGGCCCCCACGGCCCCAGCGAGGCCTTCGTGTGCGCCTACTCACCGGG GGGCAACTGGGAGGTGGCCGGGATGCCCATCCTGCCCTACAAGCAGGGACCCTGGTGCTCCCTCTGCACCGCTGGCCTCTCCGGCTGTTTCAAGTCCTGGGACCACAGCGGCGGGCTCTGCG AGGTGCCCAGGAACCCCTGTCGcatgagctgcaggaacagcggGCGCCTCGACATGAGCAGCTGCCAGTGCACCTGTCCCCCCGGCTACACGGGCAGATACTGCCAAG TGAGGTGCAGCGGGCAGTGCCTCCACGGGAGGTTCAGGAAGGAGGAGTGCTCCTGCCTCTGCGACCCGGGATACGGAGGAGCTGAGTGCGGCA CAAAGATCCATTTCCCCTTCCATGCCTGTGACGTGCGGATAGACAGCGACTGCTTCATGGTGTCCCCTGAAGCCGACACCTACTATGGAGCCAAAATTAAATGCCAG GAGAAAGGAGCAATGCTGGCCCAGATAAGAAACCAGAAGGTTCAGGACATCCTGGCTTTCTACCTCAGCCGCTTGGAGATGGGCAACAGGGTGACAGACACTGATTTTGAGACTGGAAACTTCTGGATTG GTCTCACCTACAAGACATCCAAGGCTTCCTTCCGCTGGGATGTGGGTGAGCCATCCTTGTTCACCAGCTTTGCTTTCGGCCAGCCGGACAACCAGGG GTTTGGGAACTGTGTGGAGATGCAAGCGTCAGCTGCCTTCAACTGGAACGACCAGCGCTGCAAGACCCGAAACCGGTACATCTGCCAGTTCG CCCAGGAACACATCGCCCTGTGGCAGCGGGACCCCTGA
- the EXOSC6 gene encoding exosome complex component MTR3, giving the protein MPLDHRRLRGPEESQPPALWAAAAAEDEEGAGAAARDPCALRPLFARAGLLSQAQGSAYVELGSGTKVLCAAWGPREAAEPGPGRLICEFRRAPFAGRGARGRPGAAAEREAEREAAAALREALEPAVRLGRYPRARLAVSALLLQDGGSALAAAVSAAALALADAGVEMYDLAVGCALCRPPAPAASWMLQPAEPEERRAAARLTLALLPALNQVSAVLGGGRGGPPEDWAQALRLGLDGCHRQYPVLRQSLLRAAQRRDAAAAATAAAAAATSA; this is encoded by the coding sequence ATGCCGCTGGATCACCGCCGCCTGCGCGGCCCGGAGGAGTCGCAGCCGCCGGCGCTGTGGGCAGCGGCCGCGGCCGAGGATGAGGAgggcgcgggggcggcggcgcgggaCCCGTGTGCCCTGCGGCCGCTGTTCGCGCGGGCCGGGCTGCTGAGCCAGGCGCAGGGCTCGGCCTACGTGGAGCTGGGCAGCGGCACCAAGGTGCTGTGCGCCGCCTGGGGCCCGCGGGAGGCGGCCGAGCCCGGCCCGGGCCGGCTGATCTGCGAGTTCCGCCGGGCGCCGTTCGCGGGGCGAGGGGCGCGGGGCCGGCCGGGCGCGGCGGCGGAGCGGGAGGCggagcgggaggcggcggcggcgctgcgggAGGCGCTGGAGCCGGCGGTGCGGCTGGGCCGCTACCCGCGGGCCCGCCTGGCCGTCAGcgcgctgctgctgcaggacggGGGCTCGGCGCTGGCCGCCGCCGTCAGCGCCGCCGCCCTGGCGCTGGCGGACGCGGGCGTGGAGATGTACGACCTGGCCGTGGGCTGCGCGCTGTGCCGgccgcccgcgcccgccgcctCGTGGATGCTGCAGCCCGCCGAGCCCGAGGagcgccgcgccgccgcccgcctcACGCTGGCCCTGCTGCCCGCCCTCAACCAGGTGTCGGCCGTGCTGGGCGGCGGCCGGGGCGGCCCGCCCGAGGACTGGGCGCAAGCCCTGCGGCTCGGCCTCGACGGCTGCCACCGGCAGTACCCGGTGCTGCGACAGAGCCTGCTGCGGGCCGCACAGCGCCGCgatgccgccgccgctgccaccgccgctgccgccgccgccaccaGTGCCTGA